Proteins encoded within one genomic window of Acidimicrobiales bacterium:
- a CDS encoding NAD-dependent epimerase/dehydratase family protein, giving the protein MGKRVLITGLGGFWGGRAAEALERDPDVEMIVGLDTQEPTVELERTEYVRADSSYSILARIVEATQVDTILHTFLEMDSTRISGRALHEINVIGTMNLLAAASTPGSSVRHIVVKSSTLVYGSNREDPAWFREEMTRRRPPRTRVERSILEVEGYLRDFAEDNPHVVVSLLRFSNVLGTDIQTPLSRALELPVVPYIAGFDPLLQFTEEDDVIRSMEFVMHNRIPGIFNVAGDGKVPWSEVVSICGKRRFPITPVGTGVVASLLDTMRVVDWPPEVLDLLRYGRGVDNRRLKRAGFTYRHTSAGAVESFVRASRLRKTVGNSRPDYHYERDVENFFRHSPAVVRERSN; this is encoded by the coding sequence GTGGGAAAACGCGTCCTCATCACGGGCCTCGGCGGCTTCTGGGGCGGCCGGGCCGCCGAAGCGCTCGAACGCGACCCCGACGTCGAGATGATCGTCGGCCTCGACACGCAGGAGCCGACGGTCGAACTCGAGCGCACCGAATACGTGCGCGCCGACTCGAGCTATTCGATCCTGGCGCGCATCGTGGAGGCGACGCAGGTCGACACCATCCTGCACACGTTCCTCGAGATGGACTCGACGCGCATCAGCGGACGGGCGCTGCACGAGATCAACGTGATCGGCACGATGAACCTCCTCGCCGCCGCCAGCACGCCGGGCAGTTCGGTGCGCCACATCGTCGTGAAGTCCTCGACGCTGGTGTACGGGTCCAACCGCGAGGACCCGGCGTGGTTCCGCGAAGAGATGACCCGTCGTCGGCCACCGCGCACCCGCGTTGAACGCTCGATCCTCGAGGTCGAGGGGTACCTGCGCGACTTCGCCGAGGACAATCCGCACGTCGTCGTCAGTTTGCTGCGCTTCTCCAACGTGCTGGGCACCGACATCCAGACGCCGCTGTCGCGTGCGCTGGAGTTGCCCGTCGTGCCCTATATCGCCGGCTTCGACCCACTGTTGCAGTTCACCGAAGAAGACGACGTCATCCGCTCGATGGAGTTCGTGATGCACAACCGCATCCCCGGGATCTTCAACGTCGCCGGCGACGGCAAGGTGCCCTGGAGCGAGGTCGTCTCGATCTGCGGCAAACGCCGCTTCCCGATCACACCGGTAGGAACGGGGGTGGTGGCGTCGCTGCTCGACACGATGCGCGTCGTCGACTGGCCGCCGGAAGTCCTCGACCTGCTGCGCTACGGCCGCGGCGTCGACAACCGTCGCCTCAAGCGCGCCGGGTTTACCTACCGGCATACGTCGGCCGGCGCGGTCGAGAGCTTCGTGCGGGCTTCGCGGTTGCGCAAGACGGTCGGCAACTCGCGTCCCGACTACCACTACGAACGCGACGTGGAGAACTTCTTCCGTCACTCACCCGCCGTCGTGCGCGAACGGAGCAATTGA
- a CDS encoding sigma-70 family RNA polymerase sigma factor → MVATLIRTTGDWDLAEECAQDAFAQAIEAWARDGVPRSPGAWLTTVARNRALDRIRRDQTRAAKYKEIAVTTDDEPAEQPLIADDRLRLIFTCCHPALPIEGRVALTLRTLAGLSTAEIARAFLVPEPTMAKRLVRAKAKIQHAGIPYRVPPPELLPERVEGVLGVLYLLFNEGYNATSGDDHVRVALCDEAIRLAGALADLMADEPEAAGLLALMELHHARRAGRVDAHGDLLPLEEQDRSTWDLDAIRRAVARLESAERRGARGPYQLQAAIAACHAIAPVAAATDWPRIVALYDQLAGMVPTPFVALNRAVAVGMAFGPEAALPLLDALAGELESFHLFHATRGDMLRRLGDRDAAAQAFTEAARLAPTEVQRRYLERRSHEV, encoded by the coding sequence GTGGTCGCGACCCTCATTCGCACGACGGGCGACTGGGACCTCGCCGAGGAGTGCGCCCAAGACGCCTTCGCTCAGGCGATCGAGGCGTGGGCGCGCGACGGCGTCCCGCGTTCGCCGGGCGCGTGGTTGACGACCGTGGCCCGCAACCGCGCCCTCGACCGCATCCGCCGTGACCAGACTCGTGCCGCCAAGTACAAGGAGATCGCGGTGACGACCGACGACGAACCGGCCGAGCAGCCTCTCATCGCCGACGACCGCCTGCGCCTCATCTTCACCTGCTGCCACCCGGCGCTACCGATCGAGGGCCGCGTGGCACTCACGCTGCGGACACTGGCCGGCTTGTCGACCGCCGAGATCGCCCGCGCCTTTCTGGTTCCCGAACCGACGATGGCGAAGCGGCTCGTGCGGGCCAAGGCGAAGATCCAACACGCCGGCATCCCCTATCGAGTGCCGCCACCGGAGTTACTGCCCGAGCGTGTCGAGGGCGTGCTCGGTGTGCTGTATCTGTTGTTCAACGAGGGCTACAACGCCACGTCGGGCGACGACCACGTCCGCGTCGCACTCTGTGACGAAGCGATCCGTCTGGCCGGCGCGCTGGCGGACCTCATGGCGGACGAACCCGAAGCCGCCGGCCTGCTGGCGCTGATGGAACTGCACCACGCGCGGCGCGCCGGGCGCGTCGACGCGCACGGTGACCTCTTGCCGCTCGAAGAGCAGGACCGCTCGACGTGGGACCTCGACGCCATTCGTCGCGCCGTTGCGCGCCTCGAGTCCGCCGAGCGGCGCGGCGCCCGCGGGCCCTACCAGCTGCAGGCGGCGATCGCCGCGTGCCACGCCATCGCCCCTGTTGCGGCGGCGACGGACTGGCCGCGCATCGTGGCGCTCTACGACCAACTCGCCGGCATGGTGCCCACGCCGTTCGTGGCGCTCAACCGCGCCGTGGCCGTCGGTATGGCGTTCGGGCCCGAAGCCGCACTGCCGCTGCTCGACGCGCTGGCCGGCGAGCTGGAGTCCTTCCATCTCTTCCACGCCACCCGGGGCGACATGCTGCGCCGTCTCGGCGACCGCGACGCCGCGGCGCAGGCGTTCACCGAAGCGGCGCGGCTCGCACCGACGGAAGTCCAGCGGCGCTATCTCGAACGCCGCAGCCACGAGGTGTGA
- a CDS encoding YciI family protein, protein MKYLLLICTDEAAEATNATPDRTAEYMKWAEEAGTRGVLVGGERLRPTTDATTVRIRNGELLVADGPFAETKEQIGGYFVIDVPNIDDAVKAASMLPGAQDGTIEVRPIWEM, encoded by the coding sequence ATGAAGTACCTGCTGTTGATCTGCACCGACGAGGCCGCCGAGGCGACCAACGCCACCCCGGACCGCACCGCTGAGTACATGAAGTGGGCCGAAGAGGCCGGCACCCGCGGTGTGCTCGTCGGCGGTGAGCGCCTGCGCCCGACGACCGACGCGACGACGGTCCGCATCCGCAACGGCGAACTGCTCGTCGCCGACGGCCCCTTCGCCGAGACGAAGGAACAGATCGGTGGCTACTTCGTCATCGACGTTCCCAACATCGACGACGCGGTGAAGGCCGCGTCGATGCTGCCGGGCGCCCAGGACGGCACGATCGAGGTCCGCCCGATTTGGGAGATGTAG
- a CDS encoding PD-(D/E)XK nuclease family protein, giving the protein MPELNAAQRAVVDGLLTFDDARPRVDHDTVEHIRRGFTERTQWAVDALDEGGQTLPVNKYTIRTALQCETRWQFGGDFSWNVSNAAGSVAHRAAELLLVGRLSATPLDAVASAIELMCEDNSGFAAFLDEGPPARAAAVRADSVTHVSSLVDGFPPLPKRLLPRTEQSFQATLGGRTVLLNARPDLALGRPAGADARSLLVDLKTGTPHQSHVDDLRFYALVFMLRWGAPPWRIASFYAPDGSWTAEDVDRDVLEAAARRTSDAILRMTEIVCSHRPPAITPGPGCTWCALAETCEGPASLTAEDAH; this is encoded by the coding sequence TTGCCTGAGCTCAACGCCGCGCAACGCGCCGTCGTCGACGGCCTCCTGACCTTCGACGACGCCCGACCCCGCGTCGACCACGACACCGTCGAGCACATCCGCCGCGGCTTCACCGAGCGCACGCAGTGGGCCGTGGACGCCCTCGACGAAGGCGGCCAGACGCTGCCGGTGAACAAGTACACGATCCGCACGGCCCTCCAGTGCGAGACGCGCTGGCAGTTCGGCGGCGACTTCTCCTGGAACGTGTCGAACGCCGCCGGGTCAGTGGCCCACCGCGCCGCGGAGCTGCTGCTCGTCGGGCGCCTCAGCGCCACGCCGCTCGACGCCGTCGCGTCGGCCATCGAGTTGATGTGCGAGGACAACTCCGGATTCGCCGCCTTTCTCGACGAAGGTCCGCCGGCGCGCGCCGCCGCCGTGCGCGCCGACAGCGTCACCCACGTGTCCTCGCTGGTCGACGGGTTCCCGCCGCTGCCCAAGCGCCTGCTGCCCCGCACGGAACAGTCGTTTCAGGCGACGCTCGGCGGCCGCACCGTCCTCCTCAACGCCCGTCCCGACCTTGCCCTCGGCCGTCCCGCCGGCGCGGACGCCCGCAGCCTGTTGGTCGACCTCAAAACGGGTACGCCTCACCAGTCCCACGTCGACGATCTGCGCTTCTACGCGCTCGTGTTCATGCTGCGGTGGGGCGCGCCGCCGTGGCGGATCGCGTCGTTCTACGCGCCCGACGGCAGCTGGACCGCCGAGGACGTGGACCGTGACGTGCTCGAAGCCGCCGCCCGGCGCACCAGCGACGCCATCCTGCGCATGACCGAAATCGTGTGCTCGCACCGGCCGCCGGCGATCACACCGGGACCCGGTTGCACGTGGTGCGCGCTCGCCGAAACCTGCGAAGGCCCGGCCTCTTTGACGGCGGAGGACGCCCACTAA
- a CDS encoding enoyl-CoA hydratase — MSEVSLAVDDNGVALITLNAPERRNSMNLEMVEEIVAIVEQCVNDNAVGALVVTGEGKGFCAGATLGHLAGSTSESESRAVGSVYDGFLVFANCPKPTIAAVNGAAVGAGMNLALACDVRIASTSSKFITRFLDLGLHPGGGHTWMLQRIVGPQVARAMVLFGQEYSGEDAVRFGLAYDCVAPDELLPRALEMGARAASAPRELSRRTKATMNRMWDVDTSRDAVQIELEVQAWSLQQPEFKERIANFQKK; from the coding sequence ATGAGCGAAGTCTCGCTGGCCGTCGACGACAACGGCGTCGCTCTCATCACGTTGAACGCGCCGGAGCGGCGCAACTCGATGAACCTCGAGATGGTCGAAGAGATCGTCGCCATCGTCGAGCAGTGCGTGAACGACAACGCGGTCGGTGCCCTCGTCGTCACCGGCGAAGGCAAGGGCTTCTGCGCCGGCGCCACCCTCGGTCATCTCGCTGGGTCGACGAGCGAGTCGGAGAGCCGCGCTGTCGGATCGGTGTACGACGGCTTCCTCGTGTTCGCCAACTGCCCCAAGCCGACGATCGCGGCGGTCAACGGTGCGGCCGTCGGCGCCGGCATGAACCTCGCGCTCGCCTGCGACGTTCGCATTGCGTCGACCAGTTCGAAGTTCATCACGCGCTTTTTGGACCTCGGCCTGCATCCCGGCGGCGGCCACACCTGGATGCTCCAACGCATCGTCGGCCCGCAAGTGGCGCGGGCGATGGTGCTGTTCGGCCAGGAGTACTCGGGCGAAGACGCCGTGCGCTTCGGCCTCGCCTACGACTGCGTGGCCCCCGACGAGTTACTCCCACGGGCCCTCGAGATGGGGGCACGCGCCGCCTCGGCGCCGCGTGAGCTGTCGCGCCGCACGAAGGCCACGATGAACCGCATGTGGGACGTCGACACGTCGCGTGACGCCGTGCAGATCGAACTCGAAGTCCAGGCGTGGTCGCTCCAACAACCCGAGTTCAAAGAGCGGATTGCCAACTTCCAGAAGAAGTAG
- a CDS encoding GNAT family protein: MLRTTAPVQLAGRRLVLRPLEATDFDQWTEVRSRSAGWLRKWEPSIPAGHADPSTDRRAFASRCAARDRERQLGTGYGFGMFFDGQLVGEINISSIQRGPFQSCYVGYWVDEKQAGNGLTPEAVVVVMRFAFEELGLHRVQVAIIPRNAPSRRVMAKLGIREEGIATRYLEINGVWEDHVRHAMTAEEWAERGSELLDAWVR; encoded by the coding sequence TTGCTACGCACCACAGCGCCGGTGCAGCTGGCAGGACGCCGCCTCGTGCTGCGCCCGCTCGAGGCCACCGATTTCGACCAGTGGACCGAGGTGCGCTCGCGCTCGGCGGGCTGGCTGCGCAAGTGGGAGCCGAGCATCCCGGCGGGCCACGCCGATCCGTCGACGGATCGCCGCGCCTTCGCATCGCGCTGCGCGGCGCGCGACCGCGAGCGACAGCTCGGCACCGGCTACGGCTTCGGCATGTTCTTCGACGGCCAACTCGTCGGCGAGATCAACATCAGCTCAATCCAGCGCGGCCCCTTCCAGAGTTGCTACGTCGGTTACTGGGTCGACGAGAAGCAGGCCGGCAACGGCCTCACTCCCGAAGCCGTCGTCGTCGTGATGCGCTTCGCTTTCGAGGAACTCGGCCTGCACCGCGTGCAGGTGGCGATCATCCCGCGCAACGCGCCGTCTCGTCGCGTGATGGCGAAGCTCGGCATTCGCGAGGAGGGCATCGCCACCCGGTACCTCGAGATCAACGGCGTGTGGGAAGACCACGTGCGCCACGCCATGACGGCCGAGGAGTGGGCCGAGCGCGGCAGCGAACTGCTCGACGCCTGGGTGCGATAG
- a CDS encoding AMP-binding protein, translating to MSKVVWEPCDPEDTNLGRFMEAEHVPGEFDLLYEKSVEEPQWFWNEIVRWLDIKFRTPYSEVLNTDNGIAWATWFTGGRLNAVDTLLAAPATRTAIVWEGENGDVREWTYAELTNAASGVAAALRDAGVGQGDTVGVFMPMLPETVAGLLGVMAVGAIFLPLFSGYGAAAVATRLQDAEAKALLTAAGASRRGKTVDMIGVAEEAIAHCPTVTTVLCVGRNWPAPTDAPLDAVTVDSEHPLFIAYTSGTTGRPKGTIATHAGFLVKVAEEVAFQFDVRPDDRLFWFTDMGWIMGPWEVVGTLANRATLMLYEGAPDWPAPDRLWDYIERHGVTVLGISPTLVRSLMSHGDDLVHEHDLGSLRILGSTGEPWNESPWLWYYRVVGGEACPIINISGGTEVGACFLSPHPIHAIKPMSLGGPCLGMAVDVFDDEGQPVRGAVGELVCTKPWPGMTRGIYKDPQRYLDTYWSRWPDVWVHGDWASIDADGDWFLHGRSDDTIKVAGKRLGPAEVESVLVTHPSVTEAAAVGVPDDVKGEALWCFVVLAPDASPTEDLRAELKAFVADALGKSFAPSMVKFTTALPKTRNAKVLRRAVRGVVTGQDVGDLSSLEDPATIEAVRAAV from the coding sequence GTGAGCAAGGTCGTGTGGGAGCCGTGCGATCCCGAGGACACCAACCTCGGTCGCTTCATGGAAGCTGAGCACGTCCCGGGCGAGTTCGACTTGCTGTACGAGAAGTCGGTCGAAGAACCGCAGTGGTTCTGGAACGAGATCGTGCGGTGGCTCGACATCAAGTTCCGCACGCCTTACAGCGAAGTCCTCAACACCGACAACGGCATCGCCTGGGCGACGTGGTTCACCGGCGGTCGGCTCAACGCCGTCGACACGCTGCTGGCCGCGCCGGCTACCCGCACCGCCATCGTGTGGGAAGGCGAAAACGGCGACGTCCGCGAGTGGACCTACGCCGAATTGACCAACGCCGCGAGCGGCGTGGCCGCGGCGTTGCGCGACGCGGGCGTCGGCCAGGGCGACACCGTCGGCGTGTTCATGCCGATGCTGCCCGAAACGGTCGCCGGCCTGCTCGGCGTGATGGCGGTGGGCGCGATCTTCCTGCCGTTGTTCTCCGGCTACGGCGCGGCCGCCGTCGCCACCCGCTTGCAGGACGCGGAAGCCAAAGCGCTGCTGACGGCGGCGGGCGCCAGCCGCCGCGGCAAGACCGTCGACATGATCGGCGTGGCCGAAGAAGCAATCGCGCATTGCCCCACGGTCACCACCGTGCTGTGCGTCGGGCGCAACTGGCCGGCGCCGACGGACGCGCCGCTCGACGCGGTAACGGTCGACAGCGAACACCCGCTGTTCATCGCGTACACGTCGGGCACGACCGGCCGGCCGAAGGGCACGATCGCCACGCACGCCGGCTTCTTGGTGAAGGTCGCCGAGGAGGTGGCGTTCCAGTTCGACGTACGCCCCGACGACCGCCTGTTCTGGTTCACGGACATGGGCTGGATCATGGGGCCGTGGGAGGTCGTCGGCACGCTGGCGAACCGGGCCACGTTGATGCTCTACGAAGGGGCGCCTGACTGGCCGGCGCCCGACCGGCTCTGGGATTACATCGAGCGCCACGGCGTGACGGTGCTGGGCATCAGCCCGACGCTCGTGCGTTCACTCATGAGTCATGGCGACGATCTCGTGCACGAGCACGACCTCGGCAGCCTGCGCATCCTCGGCTCCACCGGCGAACCGTGGAACGAGTCGCCGTGGCTTTGGTACTACCGCGTCGTGGGCGGCGAAGCGTGCCCGATCATCAACATAAGCGGAGGAACCGAAGTCGGCGCCTGCTTCCTGTCGCCGCATCCGATCCACGCGATCAAGCCGATGAGCCTCGGCGGTCCCTGCCTCGGGATGGCCGTCGACGTGTTCGACGACGAGGGCCAACCGGTGCGCGGTGCCGTCGGCGAACTCGTCTGCACCAAGCCGTGGCCGGGCATGACGCGAGGCATCTACAAGGATCCGCAGCGCTACCTCGACACGTATTGGAGTCGCTGGCCGGACGTGTGGGTGCACGGCGACTGGGCGTCGATCGACGCCGACGGCGACTGGTTCCTCCACGGCCGCAGCGACGACACGATCAAGGTCGCGGGCAAGCGCCTCGGTCCCGCCGAAGTCGAAAGCGTCCTCGTGACCCACCCATCCGTTACCGAAGCGGCCGCGGTCGGCGTGCCCGACGACGTCAAGGGTGAAGCGCTGTGGTGCTTCGTCGTGCTGGCGCCGGACGCGTCACCCACCGAGGATCTGCGCGCCGAGCTGAAGGCGTTCGTGGCCGACGCCCTCGGCAAGTCGTTCGCTCCGAGCATGGTGAAGTTCACGACGGCGCTGCCCAAGACGCGCAACGCCAAGGTGCTGCGCCGTGCGGTTCGAGGGGTCGTGACCGGGCAGGACGTGGGAGACTTGTCGTCGCTGGAAGATCCGGCAACGATTGAAGCCGTACGAGCGGCGGTGTAA
- a CDS encoding chlorite dismutase family protein produces MPDALIPSTGWGVLHLFCTVTPAFDAEAVVAATKAVEADGYQAIPFAVLGHKADIGFMALGPDLWRLQQFQTELQRAGLAVATSYVSLTEVSEYAKGMPEQMLQARLYPNLPPDGMRAFCWYPMSKRRGETDNWFSLPYDERSELMHGHGKTGRTFAGRVLQVITGSAGLDDWEWAVSLFAVNPDDLKEVVYTMRFDEASAKYAEFGPFITGLISTVEEVVARVAR; encoded by the coding sequence GTGCCTGACGCGCTGATTCCCTCGACCGGTTGGGGAGTGCTGCACCTCTTCTGCACGGTCACGCCCGCCTTCGACGCCGAAGCCGTCGTCGCCGCCACCAAGGCGGTCGAGGCCGACGGGTACCAGGCGATTCCCTTCGCTGTGCTCGGCCACAAGGCCGACATCGGTTTCATGGCGCTCGGCCCCGACCTGTGGCGCCTGCAACAGTTCCAGACGGAACTGCAGCGCGCCGGCCTCGCCGTCGCCACGTCCTACGTGTCGCTCACCGAGGTGTCGGAGTACGCCAAGGGGATGCCGGAGCAGATGCTCCAAGCGCGGCTGTATCCCAACCTGCCGCCCGACGGGATGCGGGCCTTCTGCTGGTATCCGATGTCGAAGCGCCGCGGCGAAACCGACAACTGGTTCTCGCTGCCCTACGACGAGCGCAGCGAGCTGATGCACGGCCACGGCAAGACGGGTCGCACCTTCGCCGGCCGCGTGCTGCAAGTGATCACCGGCTCCGCCGGCCTCGACGACTGGGAGTGGGCGGTGTCGCTCTTCGCCGTCAACCCCGACGACCTCAAGGAGGTCGTCTACACGATGCGCTTCGACGAAGCCTCGGCCAAATACGCCGAGTTCGGGCCGTTCATCACCGGCCTCATCAGCACCGTCGAAGAAGTCGTCGCCCGCGTCGCCCGCTGA
- a CDS encoding sulfotransferase domain-containing protein, whose product MPVRPPPVLVLGMPRSGTTWVGRTLGDAPEAIYFNEPVSEVHVAEQGRATFFEVDPDNPPASYPWPARFAAAGVPAFGPATVAPLGLSARLGKRVVIKEVNPLAVEWYVRALDPILLTIVRHPAAVAVSLHERGWGWDGIYEQRFLERTRPSLPDVAANFWARIGAVQGIACHRVDAAFPAATVTYEGLCRDPQSSFVDLFEVAGLTWTDDVARSLQASTHGDITRGADDPLGTTRNTSAMADAWRSRISAEQLADVRAGWDATDPTRYLDDADWEL is encoded by the coding sequence GTGCCGGTGCGCCCGCCGCCGGTGCTCGTGCTCGGCATGCCGCGCAGCGGCACGACGTGGGTCGGGCGCACGCTGGGTGACGCGCCCGAGGCGATCTACTTCAACGAGCCGGTGAGCGAGGTGCACGTGGCCGAGCAGGGGAGAGCCACGTTCTTCGAGGTCGACCCCGACAACCCGCCCGCGTCGTATCCTTGGCCGGCGCGGTTCGCCGCCGCCGGAGTCCCGGCGTTCGGGCCCGCGACGGTGGCGCCCCTCGGGTTGTCCGCGCGCCTCGGCAAGCGCGTGGTGATCAAGGAAGTGAACCCACTCGCGGTCGAGTGGTATGTGCGGGCGCTCGACCCGATCCTGCTTACGATCGTGCGCCACCCCGCGGCGGTGGCCGTCAGCTTGCACGAGCGCGGCTGGGGCTGGGACGGCATCTACGAGCAACGCTTCCTCGAACGCACGCGGCCGTCGCTGCCCGACGTGGCGGCCAACTTCTGGGCGCGTATCGGCGCGGTGCAGGGGATCGCGTGTCACCGTGTCGACGCCGCGTTCCCGGCGGCGACGGTGACCTACGAAGGCTTGTGCCGCGATCCGCAGTCGAGCTTCGTCGACTTGTTCGAGGTCGCGGGGCTCACGTGGACCGACGACGTCGCCCGCTCGCTTCAGGCGAGCACGCACGGCGACATCACCCGCGGCGCCGACGACCCGCTCGGCACCACGCGCAACACCTCCGCTATGGCTGACGCCTGGCGTTCACGCATCAGCGCCGAGCAACTCGCCGACGTGCGCGCCGGCTGGGACGCGACCGACCCGACGCGCTACCTCGACGACGCCGACTGGGAGCTCTAG
- a CDS encoding lysophospholipid acyltransferase family protein, with protein sequence MPTKRVAERETSSALVPLPRQTEEPPTPTDPRLGDVDEWGRSEHMRALARRVYEPIYKYWFRAEWEGMEKIPRTGGALLVANHAGAVPSDAPVIMHGIETELQRPVYGMADHWFKGMPYLGTMWSRVGGVAADPENAYRLLREQKQLALVFPEGTKGTSKTYGERYQLRRFGRGGFVEIAMRAGVPIIPIAVVGAEESMPILAKNATLARMLGLPYFPITANQLVFGPVLGAVAYFPAKFKLRVLDPVHFDVPADQERYSKSHVMDEAERIRVQLQEALFDMLRTRASVWFG encoded by the coding sequence ATGCCCACCAAGCGCGTCGCCGAACGCGAGACCAGCTCGGCCCTCGTGCCGCTCCCGCGCCAGACCGAAGAGCCGCCCACGCCGACGGATCCGCGGCTCGGCGACGTCGACGAGTGGGGCCGGTCCGAGCACATGCGTGCCCTCGCCCGTCGGGTCTACGAACCGATCTACAAGTACTGGTTCCGCGCCGAGTGGGAAGGCATGGAGAAGATCCCGCGGACGGGCGGTGCGCTGCTGGTGGCCAACCACGCCGGGGCCGTCCCGTCGGACGCGCCGGTGATCATGCACGGCATCGAAACCGAACTGCAGCGGCCCGTGTACGGCATGGCCGACCACTGGTTCAAGGGAATGCCGTACCTCGGCACGATGTGGTCCCGCGTCGGGGGCGTGGCCGCGGATCCGGAGAACGCCTACCGCCTGTTGCGCGAGCAGAAGCAGCTCGCCCTGGTGTTCCCGGAAGGCACCAAAGGCACGTCCAAGACGTACGGCGAGCGCTACCAGCTGCGTCGCTTCGGTCGTGGTGGCTTCGTCGAAATCGCCATGCGCGCCGGAGTGCCGATCATCCCCATCGCCGTTGTGGGCGCCGAGGAGTCGATGCCCATCCTGGCCAAGAACGCCACGCTGGCGCGCATGCTCGGCTTGCCGTACTTCCCGATCACGGCCAACCAGTTGGTGTTCGGCCCCGTGCTCGGCGCCGTCGCCTACTTCCCGGCGAAGTTCAAGCTGCGCGTGCTCGACCCCGTGCACTTCGACGTGCCGGCCGACCAGGAGCGGTACTCGAAGAGCCACGTGATGGACGAAGCCGAGCGCATCCGCGTCCAGCTGCAAGAAGCGCTGTTCGACATGTTGCGCACCCGCGCCTCGGTCTGGTTCGGCTGA
- the hemG gene encoding protoporphyrinogen oxidase: MSQRARPRVAVIGAGIAGLAAALDLAAAADVTVFEASDRVGGPIRTVDFAGERVEAGPDAFLARRPEMIDLAARVGFTRDDLISPTAADAGIWTRGEVRQMPSGLVMGVPRSAEHLGDTGIISAEGVARAARERELPVIAVGDDVGMGELVRQRFGEEVFERLVDPLMGGVHAGRSELLSTAVAVPQLLAAARSGRPLMDALPEPALSSDPVFYSVRAGLGEIVGGVAKQLPDIRLGARIDELGMVGDRWEVAGEDFDGVVVATHAPVTASLVVPFAPDAARVLSTVEYASVVLTLLAYPTAAFTSPPHTSGYLVPRVEHKLTSAVSWWNAKWSQRAPRDTQVVRASTGRIDDVRHHDLSDDDLVAALHRELVEATDLHADAPSDARVSRYEHALPQFRVGHLTDVAAPAHAAAAAVRAPLALAGSCYEGLGLPACVASGQAAAQRVLVRLRKGLSV, encoded by the coding sequence ATGAGTCAGCGCGCCCGGCCGCGCGTCGCCGTGATCGGTGCCGGCATCGCCGGGCTCGCCGCCGCCCTCGACCTCGCCGCGGCGGCCGACGTCACCGTGTTCGAAGCGAGCGACCGCGTCGGCGGGCCGATCCGCACCGTGGACTTTGCCGGAGAACGCGTCGAAGCGGGCCCGGACGCGTTCCTCGCCCGTCGGCCGGAGATGATCGACCTCGCGGCACGCGTCGGCTTCACTCGCGACGACCTGATCTCGCCCACCGCGGCGGACGCCGGCATCTGGACCCGCGGCGAAGTGCGCCAGATGCCGTCCGGTCTCGTGATGGGCGTGCCGCGCTCGGCCGAGCATCTCGGCGACACGGGGATCATCAGCGCCGAGGGCGTGGCGCGCGCCGCCCGTGAACGCGAGTTGCCGGTGATCGCCGTCGGCGACGACGTCGGCATGGGTGAACTCGTACGCCAGCGCTTCGGCGAGGAGGTCTTCGAGCGCCTCGTCGATCCCTTGATGGGCGGGGTGCACGCCGGGCGCAGCGAGCTCCTCTCGACCGCGGTCGCCGTGCCGCAGCTGCTGGCCGCGGCGCGCTCCGGCCGCCCGCTGATGGACGCGCTACCGGAACCGGCGCTGTCGAGCGATCCCGTGTTCTATTCCGTGCGCGCCGGGCTGGGCGAGATCGTCGGCGGCGTGGCAAAGCAGCTCCCCGATATCCGCCTCGGGGCGCGGATCGACGAATTGGGCATGGTGGGCGACCGGTGGGAGGTCGCCGGCGAAGATTTCGACGGCGTCGTGGTGGCGACGCACGCACCGGTGACGGCGTCGCTCGTCGTCCCATTCGCCCCCGACGCCGCCCGCGTGTTGTCGACGGTGGAGTACGCGTCCGTCGTGTTGACGCTGCTGGCCTACCCGACCGCGGCGTTCACGTCGCCGCCGCACACGAGCGGCTACCTCGTGCCGCGCGTCGAGCACAAGCTGACGAGCGCCGTGTCGTGGTGGAACGCCAAGTGGTCACAGCGCGCCCCGCGCGACACCCAAGTCGTGCGCGCCTCGACGGGCCGTATTGACGACGTCCGCCACCACGATCTGTCCGACGACGACCTCGTGGCCGCCCTGCACCGCGAACTCGTCGAGGCCACCGACCTCCACGCCGACGCCCCGAGCGACGCGCGAGTCAGCCGCTACGAACACGCCCTGCCGCAGTTCCGCGTCGGCCATCTGACAGACGTGGCGGCACCGGCGCACGCCGCCGCCGCCGCCGTGCGCGCCCCGCTGGCCCTCGCCGGCTCCTGTTACGAAGGACTCGGTCTTCCAGCGTGCGTCGCCAGCGGCCAAGCCGCCGCCCAACGGGTTTTGGTCCGTTTGCGCAAGGGTCTTTCCGTCTGA